The Denticeps clupeoides chromosome 1, fDenClu1.1, whole genome shotgun sequence genome segment aaaatataaaatgtataaaatacattaaaaaataaaatatctcaAAAAGAGATTGTTCTGGTCATAATGTCACAGTGGCCAGTACAAAGAGTTTATATCAGACCACATCCAGATGGGGGACAAgagtcgcccctgatttacccgCTGTCATGAATAAGACTCGGACCAACGTGGACCTCGCCGGCTTTTCTGGTTTAAGTTGTAAAGTGTTTGTCAGTTTGATCCTTGGGATACAGCTTGCTTTCAAATACAATTGAAAGATCTCCACCTTTTAATCAGTGCTTAAAAGAAGCTGATGTAGAACAGACGTTCCTCCTTTGACTCTTATTGAAATTTCAAGACGTTATTAAAGAATCAGCATGCATTGGTTCAGCAGAACACACAACTTTaatattaaaagtgaaaagCCTGTGAGGTCCATGGTGGTCCGAGTCTTTGTCATGACGGTGGGTAAATGGTggcctttggggcagtggtggcctagcggttaaggctgCCAATCAGAAGgatgtcggttcaaatcccgagccaccaaggtgccaccaaggtgccattgagcaaagcaccgtccccacacactgctcctcgggcgcctgtcatggtgcccactgctcaccaagggtgatggttatatacagaggacacgtgtcactgtgacactgtgtgctgtgctgcagtgtctcacaatgacaatcactttcaccaaaTCAGGGGCGACTCTGGCTCCTcatctgggttctggggttcatattaagatggggctgatatggaccacctgtctcgtacctgtgtaccacccatatgggcgtgttacctgggaaggggcggagtcaccgtcatttaacactaattagtgtcaCTTTTACAGACTTTACACTGAAAGTGTTAAATTTTACCTTGTACACACGACTGTGCCCCACCCACAACAGCACCTCCATCGTCaaatttgcagatgacaccattGTGGTTCTGGAGGAgatgagtctgcctacagaCATGAGGTGGAGTTGCTGACGGTGTGGAGACAGACCGTAACCTGCTCCTCAACAATCCTAAAAGGAAAACTGACATCAAACCACTTTACATCAGTTGGGATGGTGTGGAGATGGTGATGGACTTCCTGGGCGTTCACAACACGGAGGACCTCAACATGATTTCAGGACCTTTCCTGAAAAACAACACCTGTCAAGATCTGCTGGTGTCCTTCTATCGCTggtgcattgagagcattctgtgCTTTCTAGCTGCAGTACAGCGCAGATGAAATCCCTGCCAGCAGATTCTGAAGACTGCCCAGGAGATCATGGCTGATCTTCACCCGCTCTGGACGAGCTGCACAGCTCTCGCAGCATCAAGAGAGCATAAAACATCATAAAGGATCCTCGCGTCCCGATCAGGACATGTTCCAGCTGCTGCCATCGGGCAAGAgatacaggagcattaaaaccCGGACAAACAGACTAAATAACAGCTTGTTACCATCAGGAAgcttaatgacatttaatccaTCTCTCCACCTCCAACTCGATtcctttttcatgtgcaataaggtttctactTCACCCTTCCATTTAAATGTGAAGTTTTGTACCGTATTTTGTACTATAGCACTATATAGCTTTCTTTCTACACGCCgtatttaagatacctctctGGCCCAGAAACTGCACCTAGTTTCCTTCTACTTGTTACCACGACAGtgaagatattctgattctgaagtgtGTCCTTGTTTAATCAGGGCTTAATGGTGAACGGCGTCCCAGAAATGAGTCTTTGTTGGTTTGGATGTAGCCTGAAACACGTGACCTCCACACCTAACCTAtccctaaacctaaccctaacctactgtggagctccacacctcACAGTGGATGCAGCCAGATGCTCTTCAAACAGCccctagacctctgaaggtatctggTAGAGTGGCAGGTTCTTCAACTTATTTCATGCTAGCGTACCGTCCCAAGAAGGTGGAATCTTTTAATAGGGTTGAGAGTAAAATGGATTAATACGTGCTTTCGCTGCGTGTTCGTAGATGGGTTAATAATTTGATGAAAATTCCAAtcgtttttcattattttattcagcAGATATCAGGTTcatgcttttatttctttatcttCTACAGACACTAAACATACCATCACCAGACACAAACTGAACCTTAACTCTATATAATGTAGATGAAACCTACGTATTATATAGTCTAAttatgatataaatatatattatgtatgaACGTGAAGGACAAAAACACTcagaaataaaccacaaataataaaatgactaaagggaaaaatgaaagaaacatgCAGAAACGTTCCTCCAACCCACTGGATTCTGGGACGTCAGCTTCTCCTGCACCGCGACCCAGCGCTCGAGTCTGAAGAAACGGAGGACATTTTCAGTTCAGCATGAGGCAAGACCAGAGCAAACGATGAAATGTTCTTACCTTCTCTACACAGGAGGGTCTACAGTTAATTCTGTTCAGAGGAAACGGAGATCAGAGTCAGAATTTTCACTGTGTCTgaacaaacagagagagaagcaaGAAGAACCAACCACCTGCTGTGTAGAACTTCATTTTATGTATAATGGACCTGGCAGAGccgataaatgtaaaatgttataacaatactttttaaattacaaaattacCACGGTAGAACTGAATCTGGCGCCCATCTGCATATATAGTTATTATTTCTATGGAATACTCCATGGAAGGtttcatgatccggtccggaaggggttactccgggtccggagtttcatgttcgtcctgtgtaatgtttcctgatcgtgtacACCTGTTTATGGtcatataaagctgccctgtttgtgtctattcgctgttgggtcattgttacaggTTACCGGATGGTCTGTTCAtcacgtattaaacccctgttacGCGacatcgtgcgaatgcgtccttcttcctcgtcatgtccagtcatcgctccagatcacctgcctcgccaagCCAAACGAGCATGACGTCTGGATCTCTGATGTCCAGCTTTTTATATGACATAAGATCATATTTACCAGCTGTGCCAGCCCGTGCTGAATCTGTGTGAAGGCCGCATCGTTCTGTTGACTTCTCAGTAGACCCTGGTCCTCGTGGAACAGACAGTCCACTGTAATCAAGATGTTCTCTCTTTTAATAAACCTGCTGCTCTGTGGTACAACGTGGTCCGGGTCGAAGGTGTGGTGCATCACCACCAGGATGACTGGTCTAGTCTCTGCGGATGGTGAGTGTGAAATGAACAGATTTAGAAATATAGCTGGATGCATGTAAAATAATGTTGGGTTTTGAGACCATCAGCACCTTTTATTGCTGCCAGAGCTGCTTGAATGTCTGTTCCAGCACGAGAAACGATCAGACAGAACGCCAGGACAACATCACACTTCTCCTCAGACTCTGCTTCTACCAGACCTTTACTCTTAAGAAAATCCTTTACAGGCTGGATGTTCTGGCCGGGAAGTCTTCCAATAATTTGTGTGTAAAACCTGTATTTTTCttggaataaaaatgtgtgctgctgatgtaatatattttatagaaATTGACATTTCCAATGTTTTCCTCTGACTGTCTTACCTGTTCTGAAGGTAACAGTAGCAGGTTGACTCGTCCCTCCGTGTTCAAGCTCAGTACAGACAGTAAGAGTGTACACAGTGTCTGGTTTCAGATGCTTGAATTCTGTGTCTGAACCAGGACAGATGGACCCGGCTTCAGTCCCTCCAGAGGTCCGGTGAGAGATCCGGAAACTGTGTGGAATCTGATCCATCCCATGTGGTGGAATCCAGCTGATCTTAGCAGATGTAGCAGAAACTGAGACCACAGTCACCTTCTCTGGAGCTGGAACTCCTGGAAAGTACAAGATTATTTAACACCCAACttttaatattcattcatttataaaatatCAGAACATGTTGAGGATGGATTGTCAGGTGTCCAGTAAATGTGTTTCAGAAGACTTTTGGAGCATTTGATCTCTCACCTGTCCTGATGTTCTTGTAGACAGGTTTACTGTGGTGAAGGTTGTTCAGTACGGTACAGACCCTGATCTTGTACTCTGTATAAAACCGTAGATCATGTAGAACATGATGGAGAGACTTTGTAGAAATGGtctgttcttcttctccttcactGCTGTAGGACAGCCGGTATGAGACCTGATCTACTCCTGCTAGTTTACTCCATCTTACTGACACTGATGTTACATTCACCTCTATAGAAAGGTTCTCTGGTGCAGGAACCTGACCTGTAGAAAATagaagaatgaaataaaaccctGGTCTGTGTTGGTCCATGATGGAAAACGGTAAAACCAGGTTAAAGTCACAGGAGCATCTGTAAGGCCACCAGCGTTGTGGCTGAACCCAACCATCTCTCCCATGGACTGGGAGAAGATTCCCACACCAGCTTCTAATAACAGTCCAGCTCCTGAACAGCATGCTGGACGACCTTCTCCATACCCTGCTTTGTCGAAACTTGTTTACTGTGTTTGGCTCTTCGTATGAATCGAAATTATTATACCCATGATGCCCCAACCCCCTTTTATAGACGTTTTTTAGCTTAATTACTTACTGCATGTTAATTATTCTCCATTCATCTCCGTTGTTGGTGTGTCTGAATATGTCtggatctgctgctgtgttCTACATCATATCTAAGAGGAGCTTTGATGTTCTAAACATCTTCACCTGATGTGCTGCACTGGAATCTAATTTAAACAGTAACAAGCACCAAACCTTCTCCTCCCGGCATCTAAGTTCATTTCCTTCGTTAAATAAGTGGATTTGTTCCTTGGTTTGGCAAGTGATGCCCGTACAACACGACCGTTATCTACAGGTGGAACGTGTCATGTTGTGGATGTTACGTGCCACAAGTCATTTTTGTCTGGTTATCtgttcttatacatttttaaaattattccATATGGAACTAAACAGGCAAAAAATTATACAGCTAAATAAATTTAGATGTTATTCCTATTTATCTACCAGGGTGTACAGGCCAGTACTTCTGTACTACAACGTGAGAATGAGTAGAATATGACTTGTACCTGTGTGAAAGTTTAGAAGAGCAGGTAAACTCTCTTGTCCTTGTTTGTTCACAGTATAAACTCTGATTTCGTACTCAGTAGATGGTTGGAGGTCTTTAATCTCGGTGTTGCGTTTCTCTGTAGTGATCTGGTTAATTAATGTCCCTTTACTCAGGTAGGAGATCAGGAACGTATATGGATTCTTCAACCAGTTAGACCAGGAGGACTCCAGACTCCATCCAAGTTTAGCAGCTGTAGCAGAAACTGATTCCACAGTCAAGTTCTGTGGGGTTGGAGGAGCTGGAACAGAAATTATATCATATTAGAAAATCTAATATGAACAACAAGAGACTGAGTTTTAGACATGAAAaggttaaaatatattaaattagtTGACTAGTACGGTACACGTACGGTACGTTACACTCGCTGCACTCTAGTGGCTGTTTTCTCACGTTTTACTGTATGTGAGGACGTCCTGGTCTGGATTTTACTCTTGGCCTGTTTTTGAAAAGTCTCTTTTGCTCATAAAGGTTTTGGTGTGTAGGACACACGCATGTTACGTGACCTCCTCATAACCCTGCAGTGTGTTGGAAATGATCCCCAATTAGTCCTTGGACATTCAGAGCTGAGGAACCAGGGGACAATGTGTCATGTACATACAGCAGAAACACGGGTGTACCATCATTTGAGCTTTCAGTGTTAGTAATACTAGAAAAAGTCTTCTCTACCTTGGTCTCTAGCCAACACGTATGAGTTGGAGATGGGCTGGTCTGGCCTGTCCAAATGGGTCCCAGTTAATTTTGGGGTGGGTTCCATGGTGGCCCCATGTGGGCAAGACGCGATGGGGAGCGACAGTTGCACTGATCTGTGTTGGTCCATGAGGGAAGTCGGGGGAGCTGAGAGAACAGGGACAATATTGCTGTTtgtcatgaagtgctttgaggaGCAGGTCCTGGCCAACATCAGTTCTAACAGCCCCATAGTGGAGATGGTGAGGAGAACCACCTTTCTTGATCACAGAGGACACCACCTCCACCGTTAAGCTCTAGTTGACTTGACCAGACTGAATAAGCGCTGCACAGCTCAGTAAAACCAGTTCTTCTAACGGAGTGAAAATCTATTTGTGCtcaatatgtattttataataatgaacTCATGCAGATTCTGTCACTGTGGATGTTACTTTACCTGTTCTGAAGGTTCTGAAGGTAGAAGCAGCAGGTTGACTCGTCCCTCCGTGTTTAAGCTCAGTCCAGGCAGTAATTTCGTAGTCAGTTTCTGGTTTCAGCTCTGTGAGTTCTGTGCTGGATGACTCTGTAGAGATGGGCTCTGGTTTATCTGGTTTACTCTCTTTACTCCAGTGGAGCAAATCTGGAGCTGGAGCACCTTCAAAAGAACCTGAAACGGGATGCGAAGTGGAGTTCTTTTGTCAGATGATTTGCAGCCCCTGTCCGTCTGGAAGTGATCATCAGTAGATGTTTATTACTCCTTCATGTGCTCAGCTCACCTTTAACCACAGTCTTTTCAACAGCTTTGCTCTGTTTGCCGTTTCTCAGCACAGTGGAGATGCTGATGTTGTGCTCCTCACCGGTGTCCAGTTGGTGAGAACATTCATGATATTTTGTGTACACGCTGTTTCTGGACACGCCCCCGCTGAGGAAGGAAACGAGATACCAGGCTTCCTCCAGCCCCGCCCTTTCCGCCCACGACACAGAGACGGTCTGTCCATCATTCTGCACCTTGACGTCTTCAGGAGGAGGAACTTCTGCCGTAAAAAACCCACGTCTCTGCAGTTAAATAGCAGCGATGAAGCTGAACAGGAGAGCTGGACCTGATTTGCAGGTATTTTCACAGAGCGTCTCCAGTCCTGCTATTggttgtatttttattcatacaaCCACTTAATGGAGCCGGTTCACAACCAGCCAATGGTAAAGCAGGACTGATAGGAATGCTCCTCCCACTTTTTAATAATAGTTGAATCGTTTATTTGTGGACGACAGGCATTAGGATCTTTTTAACCCCGTACCTGTCAGTAAGGATCCGGATGCTGACGCCACTGTCCTGTCGTCTTCACCGAGGACACAGACAGTGAAGTCGTACTTCTGTCCTGGATCGAGTCCATGGATCTCGTACTTCAGGCCTGGAATGTCCACACAGTGCAGATCTTCTGTCTTTCTCCAGCTCAGCCTGAATTTCTTGATCGGAAGGTCAGTCTCTTCACACTTCAGAGCGACGGAGTCGGAACTGACCGGGGTCAACGTGATCGCTGCAGGAAGACCTgaagaaaagcagaaataaGATCCATCACAGGAGGATCGGGCAgatatctaaaataaaaaaacatggcgAGGACCAAACAAAGGACACTGTACAAATGGAccatgtggtagtagcctagtgggtaacacacttgcctacgaaccagaagacccaggttcaaaccccacttactaccatcgtgtccctgagcaggacacttaaccctgagtgtctccagggggggactgtccctgtaactactgactaagtcgcgtctggtaaacgctgtaaatgtaagtatacGTACCAGCCGGGTCTCCAGTAGCTTCCCAACGCAGCGGCACCGATTGTGGCTTCACCAAGTTGAACTTACCAGCACAGCTTTGATCTGGAAAAGAAGTCTGAAGTTATGAATCAAATTTTAATCCAAATTCTAATGATAAagcactgaaaataaatatcATGTCAGATGCCAGGAAGGGTTCTTGTATTCCAGTCAATGGATGTTTTGCAGAATTTACATGGCCATACATAACACTGTATAACATATATATGTTCTGTTATGTTCTGACCTGAGAACATGAAGAGGAAATGTGCGTGCTATCTATCATCTTACCTGAAATGTTCTTGTTCTCACTAGTCCTAAAAGAGAATGAGAAGCATGTTACACGTTTCAGATGCGCTTGAACGTGGCTGTTCATGACAGAATAAATGCTGGGAATGATTCTGGTTGAGATGAAGAGATATGAACTGGTTGAGGACCTACTCGGTGGTATCAGCATAATCATGCTGCTTAGATCTTTTACTGGGACCAGGGTAATCTAGCTCCTCGCACTGAACCCTGTGAGAAACGTGGAGAACATGAGAACAATCCAGGACGCTTTGCCCAGACCTGCCTGAAGTGGGAAGGGGGTCGTAATGACGTTTCGTGACGCTGGGCGGGCGGGAGAGAGAACGTTTCTGGGAAATCAGGATCAGGAGGAAGTCGGGCGGCGAGTCGGGTACGGTGCAGGTGGCCACACGGTCTTCTCTGCCAAGCGACGGCCACCAGAACGTCCGCCAGATCAGGTCCAGTGTGTGCACTGTACCTGCTGCATAGTTGTCCCACTATACTGGTGAGATGATCCAGGGTCCATCAAGCCTGCAGGAGGTTCAGGTGGTCCAGGTTCTCCTCTTTCTGTGCCAAGAGCTCCCCATC includes the following:
- the LOC114790179 gene encoding tenascin-R-like isoform X2, coding for MSQLGDEDQHEPTSESRPPALPERGSQDPGKKRTSENKNISDQSCAGKFNLVKPQSVPLRWEATGDPAGLPAAITLTPVSSDSVALKCEETDLPIKKFRLSWRKTEDLHCVDIPGLKYEIHGLDPGQKYDFTVCVLGEDDRTVASASGSLLTEVPPPEDVKVQNDGQTVSVSWAERAGLEEAWYLVSFLSGGVSRNSVYTKYHECSHQLDTGEEHNISISTVLRNGKQSKAVEKTVVKGSFEGAPAPDLLHWSKESKPDKPEPISTESSSTELTELKPETDYEITAWTELKHGGTSQPAASTFRTFRTAPPTSLMDQHRSVQLSLPIASCPHGATMEPTPKLTGTHLDRPDQPISNSYVLARDQAPPTPQNLTVESVSATAAKLGWSLESSWSNWLKNPYTFLISYLSKGTLINQITTEKRNTEIKDLQPSTEYEIRVYTVNKQGQESLPALLNFHTGQVPAPENLSIEVNVTSVSVRWSKLAGVDQVSYRLSYSSEGEEEQTISTKSLHHVLHDLRFYTEYKIRVCTVLNNLHHSKPVYKNIRTGVPAPEKVTVVSVSATSAKISWIPPHGMDQIPHSFRISHRTSGGTEAGSICPGSDTEFKHLKPDTVYTLTVCTELEHGGTSQPATVTFRTEKYRFYTQIIGRLPGQNIQPVKDFLKSKGLVEAESEEKCDVVLAFCLIVSRAGTDIQAALAAIKETRPVILVVMHHTFDPDHVVPQSSRFIKRENILITVDCLFHEDQGLLRSQQNDAAFTQIQHGLAQLN
- the LOC114790179 gene encoding tenascin-R-like isoform X1, which produces MSQLGDEDQHEPTSESRPPALPERGSQDPGKKRTSENKNISDQSCAGKFNLVKPQSVPLRWEATGDPAGLPAAITLTPVSSDSVALKCEETDLPIKKFRLSWRKTEDLHCVDIPGLKYEIHGLDPGQKYDFTVCVLGEDDRTVASASGSLLTEVPPPEDVKVQNDGQTVSVSWAERAGLEEAWYLVSFLSGGVSRNSVYTKYHECSHQLDTGEEHNISISTVLRNGKQSKAVEKTVVKGSFEGAPAPDLLHWSKESKPDKPEPISTESSSTELTELKPETDYEITAWTELKHGGTSQPAASTFRTFRTAPPTSLMDQHRSVQLSLPIASCPHGATMEPTPKLTGTHLDRPDQPISNSYVLARDQAPPTPQNLTVESVSATAAKLGWSLESSWSNWLKNPYTFLISYLSKGTLINQITTEKRNTEIKDLQPSTEYEIRVYTVNKQGQESLPALLNFHTGQVPAPENLSIEVNVTSVSVRWSKLAGVDQVSYRLSYSSEGEEEQTISTKSLHHVLHDLRFYTEYKIRVCTVLNNLHHSKPVYKNIRTGVPAPEKVTVVSVSATSAKISWIPPHGMDQIPHSFRISHRTSGGTEAGSICPGSDTEFKHLKPDTVYTLTVCTELEHGGTSQPATVTFRTEKYRFYTQIIGRLPGQNIQPVKDFLKSKGLVEAESEEKCDVVLAFCLIVSRAGTDIQAALAAIKETRPVILVVMHHTFDPDHVVPQSSRFIKRENILITVDCLFHEDQGLLRSQQNDAAFTQIQHGLAQLVNMILCHIKSWTSEIQTSCSFGLARQVIWSDDWT